The Spirochaeta isovalerica genome includes a window with the following:
- a CDS encoding SpoIIE family protein phosphatase gives MEQPSFVQGDLSSLLMAVRTALFLIDIESGTIVFANEKAGELVGIPFSELSGRNCKGTICAESGIKCADCAHDHIVDEELAYISHSDGSFIPVVKSLRTVRLRSRVFLLETYYDISNIKKTFSETERQMKEALELSEKANRLMEGREARIRDIKKEINDLTTRLGWGEVYRDFREEDFNNNTDLSDPAELRKNALSLAEDAVIERQKAVEAHRELLIIKHAVNSSNDAMTITRSNGDVYFRNTTFDELFCFSPAEIMAAGLDNLFPDRGLYEQLNAYVREGKSWSDTVEVRKSDGMPLTVLLRLSPIYDEEDQLLGSIWHFIDISRQVEYQKQIVEDLKEKQELLRKAVILQNSYIQKKLPFDDSFNIEGLFFPCENLGGDFFRVLKGLCDNKLIFILGDCTDHGIRASMDASLLLSLTEPHIHNLYNGNRTDLFMTEVSRHFALTADEDQFPTMFVMVIDCEEGMVYYSSANATNPLICRKGAVERLPHAAGLHIGYEEKPEYERKSFKLEQDARLILFSDALMEILDDGLIHYDTGPIRHLLEHSEKNLGVHLNYIVEHLLDDSEGFNTSDDMTLLLLEYKPPVRLSYKFSSLEQWKDIHDQIRDLLEKYDYRYDEVTPMAIALDEMVINAVVHGNKNDVLKNVVVEGSVSCQTIEFSITDQGQGFDCGKLSDPTEVLEELMEEDNPQEYTHGRGIWISRVYVDSLAYSDKGNSVTLVLGKKERRVRISNE, from the coding sequence ATGGAACAACCTTCCTTCGTTCAGGGAGATTTGTCTTCTCTTCTCATGGCGGTTCGGACAGCTCTCTTTCTTATCGATATAGAAAGCGGAACCATTGTTTTTGCCAACGAAAAGGCAGGCGAGCTGGTGGGCATCCCTTTCAGTGAGCTTTCGGGCCGAAATTGCAAAGGAACGATCTGTGCCGAATCCGGTATCAAATGCGCCGATTGCGCTCATGATCATATTGTTGATGAAGAACTGGCCTATATCAGCCATTCCGACGGTTCATTTATTCCTGTAGTCAAATCCCTCCGCACAGTCCGGCTCCGCAGCAGGGTTTTCCTGCTTGAAACCTATTATGATATTTCAAATATAAAAAAGACTTTTTCTGAAACGGAACGGCAGATGAAGGAAGCTCTGGAGCTGTCGGAAAAAGCCAACCGCCTTATGGAGGGACGGGAAGCGAGAATCCGCGATATAAAAAAAGAAATCAATGATTTAACCACCCGTCTGGGATGGGGGGAGGTCTACAGAGATTTCAGAGAAGAGGATTTCAACAATAATACGGATCTTTCCGATCCCGCGGAACTGAGAAAGAACGCCCTGAGCCTGGCGGAAGACGCGGTAATAGAAAGGCAGAAAGCTGTTGAGGCTCATAGGGAACTTCTCATCATCAAGCATGCGGTCAACAGTTCGAACGACGCCATGACGATAACCAGATCCAATGGCGATGTGTATTTCAGGAATACGACGTTTGATGAGCTTTTCTGTTTTTCCCCTGCTGAAATTATGGCTGCCGGACTGGATAATCTCTTTCCCGACAGAGGATTATACGAGCAGTTGAACGCTTATGTCAGAGAGGGGAAAAGCTGGAGCGATACGGTTGAAGTCCGCAAGTCTGACGGCATGCCGCTTACGGTCCTTCTCCGACTCTCACCCATATACGATGAAGAGGATCAGCTTCTGGGCAGTATCTGGCATTTTATCGATATATCCAGGCAGGTTGAGTATCAGAAGCAGATTGTTGAGGACCTTAAGGAGAAGCAGGAACTGCTGCGCAAAGCGGTTATTCTGCAGAACAGTTATATTCAGAAAAAACTGCCTTTCGATGATTCATTCAATATAGAAGGCCTGTTTTTTCCCTGTGAGAATCTTGGCGGTGATTTCTTCCGGGTCCTGAAAGGGCTTTGTGACAATAAACTCATTTTTATATTGGGAGACTGTACGGATCACGGCATTCGGGCTTCCATGGATGCGTCGCTTCTGCTCAGCCTGACAGAGCCCCATATCCACAATCTTTATAATGGCAACAGGACCGATCTCTTTATGACTGAAGTGAGCCGCCATTTTGCCCTGACGGCCGATGAAGATCAGTTTCCCACCATGTTTGTCATGGTGATCGATTGCGAAGAAGGAATGGTTTACTATTCCAGCGCCAATGCGACCAATCCTCTCATCTGCAGAAAAGGTGCGGTCGAGCGCCTTCCTCATGCTGCGGGACTGCACATAGGATATGAGGAAAAACCGGAGTACGAGAGGAAAAGTTTTAAACTCGAACAGGATGCCCGGCTGATTCTCTTTTCCGATGCTCTGATGGAAATTCTCGATGATGGGCTCATTCACTACGATACGGGACCGATCCGTCATCTTCTGGAACACAGCGAGAAAAATCTCGGAGTCCATTTAAACTATATAGTTGAACATCTGCTCGATGACAGTGAAGGCTTTAATACGAGCGATGATATGACTCTTCTCCTTCTGGAGTACAAGCCTCCAGTCAGGCTTTCCTATAAATTTTCAAGTCTGGAACAGTGGAAAGACATACACGATCAGATCCGTGATCTGCTGGAAAAATATGATTACAGGTATGACGAGGTTACGCCCATGGCAATCGCCCTCGACGAAATGGTCATTAATGCCGTGGTCCATGGAAACAAAAATGATGTGTTAAAAAACGTAGTGGTTGAAGGATCTGTGAGCTGTCAAACCATTGAATTCTCCATTACCGATCAGGGACAGGGATTTGACTGCGGGAAGCTGTCCGACCCCACGGAAGTTCTGGAGGAGCTTATGGAAGAGGATAATCCGCAGGAATACACTCACGGTCGGGGCATTTGGATTTCCCGTGTCTATGTGGATAGCCTCGCATACTCCGATAAAGGCAACAGCGTCACTCTTGTTCTGGGGAAGAAAGAGAGGCGTGTCCGAATTTCCAATGAATAA
- a CDS encoding HAMP domain-containing methyl-accepting chemotaxis protein, translated as MKLRTKIVLGFGIVIALLVTIGVISLLQISTASGGFEEYRGLARDTNLAGQLQANMLMVRMNVKDFEITGSEEDKKQYDEYLELMNGFLEQSQTEIQKPERAALIDNVDNTVLEYEQAFQKIVDYQAQRQDLVSKNLDIIGPVMEQDLTEILVTAERDGDMMASYNAAMALRHLLLGRLYVVKFLDNNLQAHVDRFHQEFDLMDDSLDILNNELQNADRRMHLSRVMEDKITYEEKFVELTKVVFSRNDLQHNTLDVHGPEIAQWVEDVKLSIKADQDALGPQLQASNDRANIMIWIILAVATAAGVVIALMTISSVLKQLGGDPAEIQTIAEKIARGDLRNDGSVNKEGAIGVYASMVQMMGKLTEIVDLSLSGAEQIASASGQLASGNQDLSTRTEQQATALEETSSAIEEMNSSIRSNADNTGSADQLSRDALEKSGDGALAVQTMVTAMDEISVFSTRIADIIEVINNIAFQTNLLALNASIEAARAGEQGKGFAVVAVEVRKLAKRSDKAASEIADIIKTSNRKVEEGVDIANRAGEMLNEITASVKKVTALVGEISAASQEQLSSVDQIDKTLASLDENTQKNAALVEEAASSTEELSSQAQELFSTMQFFKLDRKSTVDIKKLRKGRDSSEVKVKSIEAPGSTGVTLVDDRSSDGGKSGEGSDAYETFSSLADESDFAEF; from the coding sequence ATGAAACTGAGAACGAAGATAGTTCTGGGATTCGGGATTGTAATTGCCCTGCTCGTTACAATCGGTGTCATCTCATTGCTGCAGATCAGCACGGCCTCCGGCGGGTTTGAAGAATACCGGGGACTGGCTCGCGATACCAACCTGGCCGGTCAGCTCCAGGCCAATATGCTTATGGTCCGTATGAATGTCAAGGATTTCGAGATTACCGGAAGCGAAGAGGACAAAAAACAGTATGATGAATATCTCGAGCTGATGAACGGTTTTCTGGAACAGTCTCAGACGGAGATCCAGAAACCGGAACGGGCCGCCCTTATCGATAATGTTGATAACACGGTTCTGGAATATGAACAGGCTTTTCAAAAAATAGTTGATTACCAGGCACAGAGGCAGGATCTTGTCTCCAAAAACCTCGATATTATCGGGCCGGTCATGGAGCAGGATCTGACGGAAATCCTGGTAACAGCAGAAAGAGACGGCGATATGATGGCTTCCTACAACGCTGCTATGGCCCTGAGACATCTGCTTCTCGGACGTCTCTATGTGGTTAAATTCCTCGATAATAATCTGCAGGCCCATGTGGACCGCTTCCATCAGGAGTTCGACCTTATGGATGATAGCCTTGACATACTGAATAATGAATTACAGAATGCCGACCGGCGAATGCATTTGTCAAGAGTCATGGAAGACAAAATTACCTATGAAGAAAAATTTGTAGAGCTTACCAAAGTTGTCTTCAGCCGGAATGATCTGCAGCATAACACCCTCGATGTCCATGGACCCGAAATCGCCCAATGGGTTGAAGATGTCAAGCTGTCCATCAAGGCTGACCAAGACGCTCTGGGACCTCAGCTACAGGCTTCAAACGATAGAGCCAATATTATGATATGGATCATTCTGGCTGTCGCTACAGCGGCCGGCGTCGTCATAGCTCTCATGACTATTTCCAGCGTTCTGAAACAGCTCGGGGGAGACCCGGCGGAAATTCAGACCATAGCCGAGAAGATCGCCCGCGGAGACCTCCGCAATGACGGTTCCGTTAATAAAGAAGGAGCGATCGGTGTCTACGCTTCCATGGTGCAGATGATGGGGAAACTGACGGAGATCGTCGATCTCTCCCTCTCCGGTGCGGAGCAGATCGCCTCGGCCAGCGGTCAGCTCGCTTCGGGCAACCAGGATCTGTCTACCAGGACGGAACAGCAGGCGACCGCCCTTGAGGAGACATCTTCGGCAATTGAGGAGATGAACTCCTCTATCCGATCCAATGCGGACAATACGGGCTCGGCCGATCAGCTCTCCCGCGATGCTCTTGAGAAATCGGGAGACGGCGCCCTGGCTGTGCAGACTATGGTCACGGCCATGGATGAAATAAGCGTGTTCAGTACCCGTATCGCCGATATCATAGAAGTTATAAACAATATCGCCTTCCAGACGAATCTTCTGGCCCTCAACGCTTCCATTGAAGCGGCCCGGGCCGGCGAACAGGGGAAAGGTTTCGCCGTTGTGGCCGTGGAGGTCAGAAAACTGGCCAAACGATCTGATAAGGCTGCCTCGGAAATCGCCGACATTATCAAGACCAGTAACAGGAAAGTGGAAGAAGGGGTGGATATTGCCAATAGAGCGGGCGAAATGCTCAATGAGATCACCGCTTCGGTCAAGAAAGTGACAGCGTTAGTCGGAGAAATATCAGCCGCATCACAGGAACAGCTTTCCAGTGTGGACCAGATTGATAAAACTCTGGCCAGCCTCGATGAAAACACCCAGAAGAACGCGGCGCTGGTTGAAGAAGCCGCTTCTTCGACCGAGGAACTGTCTTCCCAGGCGCAGGAGCTGTTCTCCACCATGCAGTTCTTTAAACTGGATAGAAAGAGCACTGTGGATATTAAAAAACTGAGGAAGGGAAGAGACTCGTCTGAGGTAAAGGTTAAATCCATAGAAGCTCCCGGATCGACAGGCGTGACCCTCGTTGATGACAGATCATCGGATGGAGGTAAATCCGGAGAAGGTTCAGATGCTTATGAAACATTCTCATCGCTGGCCGATGAATCGGACTTCGCGGAATTTTAA
- a CDS encoding YkgJ family cysteine cluster protein, translating into MTCRKGCGACCIAISISSPIPGMPDGKKAGERCIHLDEKYGCRIHGRADYPQVCRELRPDHEMCGETREEALAYLEELERLTAPG; encoded by the coding sequence GTGACCTGCCGGAAGGGCTGCGGAGCCTGCTGTATAGCTATTTCCATTTCATCACCGATTCCGGGAATGCCCGACGGTAAAAAAGCCGGAGAAAGGTGTATACATCTCGATGAAAAGTACGGTTGCCGGATTCACGGTAGAGCAGATTACCCGCAGGTCTGCCGCGAATTAAGGCCGGACCACGAAATGTGCGGAGAGACCAGAGAGGAAGCTCTAGCCTATCTAGAGGAGCTGGAAAGGCTTACAGCACCCGGCTGA
- a CDS encoding GGDEF domain-containing response regulator, producing the protein MDVIRVLILEDDRYIQEVVRAQLEKSKIWKFQMTFIEYMEEALKLKDTGLFDIFLADLELPDSTKDSTLRILKNEFRQIPFVILTGHDDDSLLLQSLEAGASDYLSKEYLSQGALLSRTLFNALEHWKILQELEYTATHDTLTGAVNKSHFMKILKGKIEMAAYDDKPFCLAMCDLDDFRNINNSYGHMTGDRALILFVETVMERIRTKDTMGRFGGDEFCLIFPDTEKEKCRRYLNKLTSLKIELPGMIPVKGSYGGAQFHKGMSAEELIITADKALYQVKSEGKGFSRVL; encoded by the coding sequence ATGGACGTAATTCGGGTTCTGATTCTGGAAGATGACAGATATATTCAGGAAGTGGTCAGGGCACAGCTTGAAAAGTCAAAAATCTGGAAATTCCAAATGACTTTTATCGAGTATATGGAAGAAGCTCTGAAACTGAAGGATACGGGACTCTTCGATATTTTCCTGGCAGATCTGGAACTGCCGGACAGCACAAAAGACTCGACTTTAAGAATTCTCAAAAACGAGTTCCGCCAGATTCCTTTCGTCATACTGACCGGTCATGACGATGACAGTCTGCTGCTCCAGAGCCTGGAGGCGGGAGCCAGTGATTATTTGAGCAAAGAATACCTCAGTCAGGGAGCGCTGCTGTCGCGGACATTGTTCAACGCTCTGGAACATTGGAAGATTCTCCAGGAACTGGAATACACAGCGACCCATGACACTCTGACAGGAGCGGTAAACAAAAGCCATTTTATGAAAATTCTCAAAGGGAAAATCGAAATGGCCGCCTATGATGACAAGCCCTTCTGTCTGGCTATGTGCGATCTCGACGATTTTCGCAATATCAATAACAGCTACGGACATATGACCGGAGACAGGGCCCTTATACTTTTTGTCGAGACGGTCATGGAGAGGATAAGGACAAAAGATACCATGGGCCGTTTCGGCGGTGATGAATTCTGCCTGATTTTCCCCGATACGGAAAAAGAAAAGTGCCGCCGGTATCTGAATAAACTGACGAGCCTGAAAATAGAACTGCCCGGCATGATCCCCGTAAAAGGCAGTTACGGAGGCGCCCAGTTCCATAAGGGAATGAGCGCCGAGGAACTGATCATTACTGCGGACAAAGCCCTGTATCAGGTTAAAAGCGAAGGAAAGGGATTCAGCCGGGTGCTGTAA
- a CDS encoding methyl-accepting chemotaxis protein yields MAKSGLSFKSVGGKLMLAFALLALTISVSLAFISYFSGSKSIRVEATEKLAAVSELKTQKVEEFLEMRFSEAHVMTGLDNLKFNIDRTIEDARLSGIDPNLTVEQKRDILEQISENYRFVKQYLLKNNKELGVFAEIKLVAAWDIKNRNGEVIFTEGDQLISSGNYSGNTSNRSMFTGALDLMELNKQGVTAEETGCPFLYSSSFEHCSELNHSSIHMSHGIGRYGLTTEQLKMNSPVEERFSSILIFDIDTVRIEDLLNDATGMGESGLSYMVQNEGDEYLVLTSDRLGRLTALESNVNGSEGISPHMNRNELRRGTGICLTNEYLNEQGTKVLAHNHMLKVGEYDVALITEMDSDEVFQGTSTLLRIISIVSIVILILSTIISILFSRTISTPVKYVSQVMSVLSTGDLTQEVDKKVQQRSDEIGDMTRRVNDLVEKLQDIVSVVLSGSQQIATASEQLAEGNQDLSNRTEQQASALEETSSAIEEMISSIRSNADNTVSAEKLAQEALRKTEEGKTAVNSMMDSMDEINASSLSIADTIDIITNIAFQTNLLALNASIEAARAGEDGKGFAVVAVEVRKLAQRSDKASSEIAEIIKTSSRKVEEGVEIARKAGEMLKEIDQSVRKVTALVGEISAASQEQLSSVDEIDKTITNLDENTQKNAALVEEAASSTEELSSQAQELNSNINFFTIKKNRT; encoded by the coding sequence ATGGCTAAATCGGGACTGTCTTTTAAAAGTGTCGGCGGTAAACTCATGCTCGCTTTTGCGCTGCTCGCCTTGACCATTTCTGTTTCGCTGGCTTTTATTTCCTATTTCAGCGGTTCAAAATCCATCAGGGTCGAAGCTACGGAAAAGCTGGCTGCCGTTTCCGAATTGAAAACTCAGAAAGTTGAAGAATTTCTGGAGATGCGTTTCAGCGAAGCCCATGTCATGACCGGGCTCGATAATCTGAAATTCAATATCGACCGGACCATAGAGGATGCCCGGTTATCCGGCATTGATCCGAATCTGACTGTTGAGCAGAAAAGAGATATTCTGGAGCAGATATCAGAAAACTACAGGTTTGTTAAACAATATCTGCTGAAAAATAACAAAGAGCTGGGCGTCTTTGCTGAAATAAAACTTGTCGCGGCATGGGATATAAAGAATAGAAATGGCGAGGTCATTTTTACTGAGGGAGATCAGCTCATCAGCTCGGGTAATTATTCGGGAAATACCAGTAACAGGAGTATGTTTACCGGGGCCCTGGACCTGATGGAGCTGAACAAACAGGGGGTGACTGCGGAAGAAACGGGGTGTCCTTTTCTCTATTCCTCATCCTTTGAACACTGCAGCGAACTCAATCATTCCTCTATTCACATGTCTCATGGGATCGGAAGATACGGCCTGACTACGGAACAATTGAAGATGAACTCTCCCGTGGAAGAGCGTTTTTCTTCCATTCTCATTTTCGACATCGATACGGTCAGAATCGAAGATCTTCTCAACGATGCAACAGGTATGGGCGAATCAGGCCTTTCTTATATGGTTCAGAACGAGGGAGACGAATATCTGGTTCTGACTTCAGACCGGCTGGGCCGTTTGACTGCCCTTGAGTCGAATGTCAACGGATCGGAAGGTATCTCGCCTCATATGAACCGTAATGAGCTGAGACGGGGCACAGGAATATGCCTGACCAATGAATACCTCAATGAACAGGGGACAAAGGTTCTGGCCCATAATCATATGCTGAAAGTCGGCGAATATGATGTCGCCCTGATAACGGAGATGGATTCCGACGAAGTTTTCCAGGGGACTTCGACTCTGCTCAGGATAATATCAATAGTGTCCATAGTTATTCTTATTCTCTCCACTATCATCTCCATCCTGTTCAGCCGCACAATCTCCACGCCTGTAAAATATGTTTCGCAGGTTATGTCCGTTCTGTCCACGGGAGATCTGACTCAGGAAGTGGATAAGAAGGTTCAGCAGAGAAGCGATGAAATAGGGGATATGACACGGAGAGTCAATGATCTTGTCGAAAAGCTCCAGGACATAGTCAGCGTCGTACTGTCCGGTTCGCAACAGATCGCCACGGCCAGCGAGCAGCTCGCGGAGGGAAATCAGGACCTCTCCAACAGAACGGAACAGCAGGCCTCGGCTCTGGAGGAAACATCCTCTGCTATCGAGGAGATGATATCCTCTATCCGGTCCAATGCGGACAATACCGTATCGGCGGAAAAACTGGCGCAGGAAGCTCTCAGGAAAACTGAGGAAGGAAAAACCGCTGTCAATTCCATGATGGATTCCATGGATGAGATAAATGCGTCGAGCCTGTCCATTGCAGATACTATCGATATAATTACAAATATCGCCTTTCAGACAAACCTTCTGGCTTTGAATGCCTCCATTGAGGCTGCCCGTGCGGGAGAGGACGGTAAGGGATTTGCCGTCGTGGCAGTCGAAGTGCGGAAACTGGCTCAGCGTTCCGATAAAGCCTCCAGCGAAATCGCAGAAATCATAAAAACAAGCAGCCGGAAAGTGGAGGAAGGTGTGGAAATCGCCAGAAAAGCCGGTGAAATGCTTAAGGAAATCGATCAGTCGGTCAGGAAAGTGACCGCCCTTGTCGGTGAAATTTCCGCAGCATCGCAGGAGCAGCTATCCAGTGTTGACGAAATTGATAAGACCATAACAAACCTCGATGAAAACACTCAGAAAAACGCTGCTCTCGTGGAAGAAGCGGCTTCTTCCACGGAAGAATTGTCTTCCCAGGCCCAGGAGCTGAACAGCAATATCAATTTCTTCACCATTAAGAAAAACAGGACGTGA
- a CDS encoding two-component system sensor histidine kinase NtrB codes for MNEKELLEELNIHQIELEQQNLELLASQQELEKSNARYRDLFNTAPVGYLICDSQGTIHDINQTAARMFGLPYSDIINKNITLLIWPDDQDEYYLLNQSSSTGDSSTIQSLSLRMKKADETYFHAHLNFFSEPSGDRRIAVSDISPLKQAEEALITSQRMAAVIDFAGNASHDLSNSLQGIMNYIELASLKARNESPSHRGSNYYEAIQTIVEKMTERIRELQNLSRGFHGESEKSELDLSAMLSSLWESYGRTISPHIEKIGKIEDNLLVSGHEEDLKQVVLLLLKNGENSIKGAGSLTLKAYREDQWIVVAVKNTGEGMDKETARRIFEPFFSTGGYKTGLNYGLTGVYSIIEEHGGKIKVIYTEKGKGTVIEIRLPYLN; via the coding sequence ATGAATGAAAAGGAACTGCTGGAAGAACTGAACATTCACCAGATAGAGCTGGAACAGCAGAACCTTGAGCTGCTGGCGTCGCAGCAGGAACTGGAAAAATCCAACGCCCGATACAGAGATCTTTTTAATACGGCTCCCGTCGGTTATCTTATCTGTGACAGCCAGGGGACGATTCATGATATAAACCAGACAGCTGCGCGGATGTTCGGCCTCCCGTACAGCGATATTATCAATAAAAATATAACGCTTTTGATATGGCCCGATGATCAGGACGAATATTACCTGTTAAACCAGAGCTCTTCAACTGGAGATTCTTCAACCATTCAGTCCCTATCCCTGAGAATGAAAAAAGCTGATGAGACATATTTCCATGCCCATCTCAACTTCTTTTCAGAACCATCGGGAGACAGACGCATCGCTGTCAGCGATATCAGCCCTTTGAAACAGGCGGAGGAAGCTCTGATCACCAGTCAGCGAATGGCCGCCGTTATAGATTTCGCCGGAAACGCATCCCATGATCTGAGCAATTCCCTTCAGGGTATTATGAATTACATTGAGCTGGCTTCCCTTAAAGCAAGAAATGAATCCCCTTCCCATAGGGGGAGCAATTATTACGAAGCCATTCAGACTATTGTAGAAAAAATGACGGAAAGAATCAGGGAGCTTCAGAACCTGTCCAGGGGCTTCCATGGCGAAAGCGAGAAGTCGGAGCTCGACCTCTCTGCGATGCTTTCGTCTCTATGGGAATCCTATGGCAGGACTATCTCTCCACATATCGAAAAAATCGGTAAAATCGAGGACAATCTCCTTGTTTCGGGACATGAAGAAGACCTGAAGCAGGTCGTATTGCTGTTATTGAAAAACGGAGAGAATTCCATAAAGGGAGCCGGATCTCTGACGCTCAAGGCCTACAGAGAGGACCAGTGGATTGTCGTTGCTGTAAAAAATACCGGCGAAGGCATGGATAAGGAAACAGCAAGACGTATCTTTGAGCCGTTCTTTTCAACCGGAGGTTATAAAACGGGACTGAATTATGGTCTGACCGGCGTATACTCCATAATTGAAGAACACGGCGGCAAAATAAAAGTGATCTACACGGAAAAAGGAAAGGGAACCGTTATTGAAATCCGGCTCCCTTATCTCAACTGA
- a CDS encoding chemotaxis protein CheW, with protein sequence MKEDRRDDNRETIMTLEDEEEDLLVSQLNMDISNQFVVFSVEDEEYGVPILAVQEIISLPNLTRIPGVPEYIPGIINLRGSIIPLYELRSKFKLETRELDNSTIVIIAQTGRDNHRTVGFIVDAVSDVVSITAENLSEKPEFSKAVDARYIEKIGKIGNRMIIIINLSDFFSENEQAVLDSAVL encoded by the coding sequence ATGAAAGAAGATAGAAGAGATGACAACAGGGAAACAATCATGACTCTGGAAGATGAAGAAGAGGATCTGCTTGTTTCCCAGCTTAACATGGATATCTCCAACCAGTTCGTCGTCTTTTCCGTTGAGGATGAGGAATACGGAGTTCCCATACTGGCCGTTCAGGAAATTATTTCCCTTCCCAATCTGACAAGAATTCCCGGTGTACCGGAATACATTCCGGGAATTATAAACCTGCGGGGAAGCATTATTCCTCTCTATGAGCTGAGAAGCAAGTTCAAACTGGAAACCAGAGAGCTGGACAACAGCACAATCGTTATTATCGCCCAGACGGGAAGAGACAATCATCGAACAGTCGGTTTCATAGTCGATGCCGTTTCAGATGTCGTCAGCATTACGGCGGAGAATCTGAGCGAAAAGCCGGAGTTCAGCAAAGCTGTTGATGCCCGTTATATTGAGAAAATCGGAAAGATAGGAAACAGAATGATTATCATAATAAATCTGTCCGATTTCTTTTCGGAAAATGAACAGGCCGTTCTCGATTCGGCTGTTTTGTAA